ACTACGGGCAACATCAGAGGCATTGATCCCGCATTGCTCGAGGAAGGCCAGGATCGGCTTCGCCGACTTCTGGACGCCGGGGCTGAGGAGGTTTTTGTTCATCCTGAGAGCCTTGAGGATCTTATCGAACGAGCCGAAGACCGGGAGCCAGAAGGCGAGGTTGGTGGCGAGGGAGCTGCTGCGGAAGCACCAGCCGgcgagcgggaggaggcgcgcgaTCTGGGAGCGGGAGAAGCCCAggtcgccgagctcgccgacgcGTTTGGCGAGATTTTTCTCCACGTCCGCGCACAGCAACCTcgggtcggcggcgatggcggcggcgatttgggggcgggggaggccgaggtcggagaggaaggcgatgacGGCGTCGGGATTGGAGGGGGAGCTGAGGTGGGAGATCTTCGCCGAAGCCTTGGCTGCTTCGGCTCGGGTGAGGCCGCAGCCGGCGACGAGGTAGTCCTCGACGGCGAAGGGTTTGGGGGAGACGGGCGCGGTGGTGGAGAGGAGCCGGCGGAGGGAGCAAGGAGGCAGAAAAATGCCGGCGATGGGGCGAGGGGATGCTGGCTGGAGGAGCAGAGTGAGGATGCGCCGCCGGAATTGAatcatggcggcgacggcggcgcaaggatTGCcaggtgccggcggcggcgtgaaatCGCAGGGCTACGCCTACTCTTGCTCAGATCGAAGCCGGCGGAAAGAAACTCCTCTAATATTGGGCCCATTTGGAGTTGGAGTGATGGGCCCAGTGGACATTATGATTGGGCCAATTAAGCATCGTCAATGACCAGATTTAAGCCCATTAACAAATTTGTTGGTGGGCCAAACTCGTTGAGAGGAATTAACTGGCCGAATTCAAATCCGGGCCGAAGTACTCCATGGCCGAAGGTGGGCTGAATTCTTTGGTGGGCCTCTTTTGTTAACGAGAGTAAAACTGATGGTCCGAATTCATCCATCTTGGACGCCAAATCAGAACAAACAAGACAGAAATTGCGTGAGAACAATGatattcacaaatcacaacctACGACGATGATCTTGGCCACAAAATCAATAGGGAACTGAATGGAACAAATAATAGGGAACTGAATGGAACAAATACAGGGTGAAATGGAAATGCAGTGTGTCGACGAATGCCGCCTGGTGTTAGTGCCGCTGTCGTTGGTAGCTGCAAGAAAGCCCTTAGCCCACTTCCTGTTCCTGATGTGCACCTGCtgacaagagaaaaaaaatctaagtttGTCAGGAACTCCATATATGAAGATGCAATCTCAGGAAAGAAGTGTGGTTAGAGAAATACTCCTACAAGATTTGGTGTCAACAAATTCTTGCAAGAAATAGCATCAGTGTATCCAGAAGATTATATCGCATTGGAAACAGCGTATCCTTCTTTTTTATCTACTCCTATTTAAGTTTAAAACAGAGCGAAGTTAGGGCCACAATGTTATCCTAATGTTTTACGGCTAAGACTTACGACAATAGATGACAACAGCATGAGAATGCACAGGGAGACAAAATGGCAGGTGCAGGGTAGCAGCACAGGGTAGGAAATGATCCTTCACCTCATCAAAATGTTCAAGCAGAAGCAGGGAGTAAGGTGTCAGGAAAGGGCAATTCAAGCTCCACCTAGAGCACCATGAGATCCACTTTAGGAAGGCACATGATGTGTGAGCTGTGGCAAATAATCACAGATCCCCTGCATACCTAGCCTCAGCGTGGTGCCAAGGTTGTA
The Oryza sativa Japonica Group chromosome 6, ASM3414082v1 DNA segment above includes these coding regions:
- the LOC136351079 gene encoding transcription termination factor MTERF9, chloroplastic-like gives rise to the protein MIQFRRRILTLLLQPASPRPIAGIFLPPCSLRRLLSTTAPVSPKPFAVEDYLVAGCGLTRAEAAKASAKISHLSSPSNPDAVIAFLSDLGLPRPQIAAAIAADPRLLCADVEKNLAKRVGELGDLGFSRSQIARLLPLAGWCFRSSSLATNLAFWLPVFGSFDKILKALRMNKNLLSPGVQKSAKPILAFLEQCGINASDVARSSTMYSSRLLTANPEYLRDAVARVEELGLDRSSRRFHRGLVAVALVSKETAARKIRLMEELGFSQDDLLVIMRKLPNFLALSEKKIRRAVEFLKRDVGLEGRYIVQRPVLLSYSLERRLLPRHCLLKVLRTKGLLNSELDYYSTAALSEKKFVNKFVHPYEDHIAGLADAYASGCSEEGNGVASLLSLQTEMDGVQVYAGKSG